In the Arthrobacter zhaoxinii genome, one interval contains:
- a CDS encoding helix-turn-helix domain-containing protein — protein MHGFNPRPLMGRDAVLSSVLESLRRPAGHGAVVAGEAGLGKTALAAAAAQELQDSMPVHWVYSSPALKTVPYGALAALLPDLAPGQTGSPLAVMRALISRLSDPAGGGLPAVQQHPEPLVIVDDAHDIDGPSLDLLAQLLDAGHIRILVLTRSFPDISGVLPHTWDGQLTRHLLLPLDEREVLRLCQQELQGQISTTAAVELARLAGGNPMYLLALLDEAVRRGFLVQRHGIWVVTNSEVPVGGRVGDLVKTQIRGLDLPDRTALEIICLAEPLPLPAAFRLGLHDSVDRLTDALLVKMKISGDVHRVLRPMHPIYGEVVRGMVPAARSARLLDQLRHVMEGAEAGEEGLLRRISWAVALGAEVPEHELLSAAETANNRSDPRLALRLAAAVGNGELRIPAQIQEARALLLLGELGPSAAALEGTLEQAPDLHAVKQAMTVHVQLALTAAEGTGWEVPLAREWTRATDRLSGHEPPQAVERARCGAQMLGILHRVREGDYVWAELELARVLRSARTNMDHEAVLFAEALTAEVLVATGRAQTALEHSTAAMRMLQEGTGELQLMGSFVLHRHLAVLLWLGEWEQLKHSVGSADSPVQRALLHSGGVVDFALGLSRLRSSALEDALKDFSAAAEAAAIADPEGILPLSLALGSFAAGSLGQRDLAGRLLEEAGRVSPRGPEPSRVLADGILAGGCFARDSDDASLQKLRDLAAQAQERSFTSVEFTLRHLSMRLGCFDDAGRLLKVTEGFEGPQAGVLNRVARAVVDQDSAALLALAADPDPELDLLLARQCLAEAQRVARRSNDKATLNRIQRLAGRHGSRSRGSLPGLTRRELDVAALVAAGRRNADIAGTLNLSVRTVEGHIYRTYEKLGISRREELKAMFPLLNQPSAGARNRPMAAE, from the coding sequence ATGCACGGGTTCAACCCGCGGCCGCTGATGGGCCGGGATGCTGTCCTTTCCTCCGTGCTCGAGAGCCTGCGCCGGCCCGCCGGACACGGTGCCGTCGTCGCCGGCGAAGCAGGTCTCGGGAAGACCGCCCTGGCGGCGGCTGCCGCACAGGAGCTGCAGGATTCGATGCCCGTCCACTGGGTCTATTCCAGCCCGGCCCTGAAGACCGTGCCGTACGGGGCGCTGGCTGCCCTCCTGCCGGACCTCGCGCCGGGGCAGACCGGGTCACCGCTGGCGGTCATGCGTGCCCTGATATCCCGGTTGTCGGACCCGGCGGGCGGCGGACTGCCCGCCGTACAGCAGCACCCCGAACCCCTGGTCATCGTCGACGATGCACACGACATCGACGGGCCCAGCCTCGACCTGCTCGCCCAGCTGCTGGACGCCGGACACATCCGGATCCTTGTGCTGACCCGGTCCTTTCCGGACATATCCGGGGTCCTTCCGCATACGTGGGACGGGCAGCTGACCCGCCACCTCCTGCTGCCGCTGGACGAGCGGGAAGTGCTGCGGCTGTGCCAGCAGGAGCTCCAGGGCCAAATCAGCACGACCGCAGCCGTTGAGCTGGCCCGCCTTGCCGGCGGAAACCCGATGTACCTGCTGGCGCTGCTTGACGAAGCGGTGCGCCGCGGCTTCCTGGTCCAGCGGCATGGCATCTGGGTCGTGACCAACAGCGAGGTCCCGGTGGGCGGACGCGTGGGTGACCTCGTTAAGACACAGATACGCGGCCTGGACCTGCCGGACCGCACCGCTTTGGAAATCATCTGCCTTGCCGAACCGCTGCCGCTGCCGGCTGCCTTCCGGCTGGGCCTGCATGACTCGGTGGACCGCCTCACGGATGCGCTGCTGGTGAAGATGAAGATATCAGGGGATGTCCACCGGGTCCTGCGTCCGATGCACCCGATCTATGGAGAAGTCGTCCGCGGCATGGTTCCGGCGGCACGGAGCGCCCGTCTCCTTGATCAGCTGCGGCACGTCATGGAAGGGGCGGAGGCGGGGGAGGAGGGACTGCTCCGCCGCATCTCGTGGGCAGTGGCCCTGGGGGCGGAGGTCCCGGAGCATGAGCTGCTGTCTGCGGCGGAAACCGCGAACAACCGCTCCGATCCCCGGCTGGCCCTCCGGCTGGCAGCTGCCGTGGGAAACGGAGAACTTCGGATACCGGCACAAATCCAGGAGGCGCGCGCACTGCTGCTGCTCGGGGAACTCGGCCCGTCAGCTGCAGCGTTGGAAGGAACACTCGAGCAGGCACCCGATCTGCACGCCGTGAAGCAGGCGATGACGGTGCACGTCCAGCTCGCCCTGACGGCCGCTGAGGGCACCGGCTGGGAAGTTCCGCTGGCCCGCGAATGGACCCGGGCAACGGACCGGCTGTCCGGCCACGAACCTCCCCAGGCGGTGGAGCGGGCCCGCTGCGGCGCTCAGATGCTCGGCATCCTGCACCGGGTCAGGGAGGGCGACTATGTCTGGGCAGAACTGGAACTGGCCCGGGTGCTTCGTTCCGCAAGGACGAACATGGACCATGAGGCGGTCCTCTTTGCCGAGGCACTGACGGCCGAGGTTCTGGTGGCAACGGGACGGGCGCAGACCGCACTCGAACACAGTACGGCTGCCATGAGGATGCTGCAGGAAGGCACCGGGGAATTGCAGCTTATGGGTTCGTTCGTCCTGCACCGGCACCTTGCCGTGCTGCTATGGCTCGGCGAATGGGAACAGCTTAAGCACTCCGTCGGTTCTGCGGATTCACCTGTTCAACGGGCCCTCCTGCATTCCGGCGGCGTGGTGGACTTTGCGCTGGGTTTGAGCCGCCTGCGGTCCAGTGCCCTCGAAGACGCCCTCAAGGACTTTTCCGCTGCGGCGGAAGCTGCGGCAATCGCTGATCCCGAGGGAATCCTTCCCCTGTCGCTGGCTTTGGGTTCCTTTGCCGCCGGCAGTCTCGGCCAGCGGGACCTCGCCGGGCGGCTGCTGGAGGAGGCAGGACGGGTATCCCCGCGGGGGCCGGAGCCGAGCCGGGTCCTGGCCGACGGGATCCTGGCGGGCGGGTGTTTTGCACGGGATTCCGACGACGCCTCTCTGCAGAAACTGCGGGACTTGGCTGCGCAGGCGCAGGAACGGTCCTTCACTTCGGTGGAATTCACCCTTCGGCACCTTTCCATGCGGCTGGGCTGCTTCGACGACGCCGGACGCCTGCTGAAGGTCACGGAAGGATTCGAAGGACCGCAGGCAGGTGTACTTAACCGGGTGGCCCGCGCCGTCGTCGACCAGGACAGCGCGGCGCTTCTCGCCCTGGCCGCCGACCCCGATCCGGAACTGGACCTGCTCCTGGCCAGGCAGTGCCTGGCCGAGGCGCAGCGCGTGGCCCGCAGGAGTAATGACAAGGCCACACTGAACCGGATCCAGCGCCTGGCGGGCCGGCATGGAAGCCGCAGCCGAGGCTCCCTTCCCGGGCTGACCCGCCGGGAACTCGATGTTGCCGCACTGGTCGCGGCCGGACGTCGCAACGCCGACATCGCCGGCACGCTGAACCTCTCCGTCCGTACCGTCGAAGGACACATTTACCGGACGTACGAAAAACTCGGCATCAGCCGCAGGGAAGAACTCAAGGCAATGTTTCCTCTGCTGAACCAGCCATCCGCAGGAGCGCGGAACCGGCCTATGGCCGCCGAGTAG
- a CDS encoding helix-turn-helix transcriptional regulator, whose product MASILAGLGDGYSVLQLRGTASWAGKPFNGLMWLLSELPPESLSDPVYVLQFLRKVFREKAAGRRLVLAVENPADLDAATAAVLLQLCRAGSALLLATARDLSACSGELVRWWAEGSVHRETLEPLRSGATRVLLEELAGGQVSLRLVAQVQRRSRGNPLLSSMFLREQLNAGTVLKRHGTFVWTGAVSYSGALADRVAAETVALSPAERYAADVLAVTGSLPPLLLLQVADPVAVERLEQDLLIVSGPAGTVQLKDPLLEEAAAALVPPGRAAEIRSRLAGVVSWVPGSGPQAQAAARRRAAAAAVREAADLSRRGRWEEAAAAARGCLQAADEQGVEDSGGPDLLSDLFHVFLQCGELREAEDLLSRLDKATAGTELHGGNDLCAGTVLALGGRADRALDYLRRAIAQFEADGTARLLPLAHSAAAYACVLLDDVDGAYGYLTAAVDPGPAGKDLSAASDSAETAQWAALTRRLTWLCAVRGVTGGPGPAADGADLDLPGALLVLATAALHGQPGAAEELGETATGCSGDAAQLYLELAGALTASQPEGLCLAAERAYQLGHYLMAYEAARSAVQLSRGQADRARLRAAIRIENASYRMLRTANSVSDRLPELSDFERRLALGAAAGTSSSDLAAALHLSPRTVDWHLGRIFQTLRVSGRAELRECLEMEHQHE is encoded by the coding sequence ATGGCCAGTATCCTGGCGGGCCTCGGCGACGGCTACTCGGTGCTGCAGCTGCGCGGGACTGCCTCATGGGCGGGAAAACCCTTCAACGGACTCATGTGGCTCCTGAGCGAGCTGCCGCCGGAGTCCCTGTCCGATCCGGTGTATGTGCTCCAGTTCCTTCGAAAGGTGTTCCGGGAGAAGGCAGCCGGCCGCCGGCTGGTTCTCGCCGTCGAAAATCCGGCGGACCTGGACGCCGCCACGGCGGCCGTTCTCCTGCAGCTGTGCAGGGCCGGGTCGGCGCTCCTGCTGGCCACAGCCCGTGACCTGTCGGCCTGCAGCGGGGAGCTCGTCCGGTGGTGGGCTGAAGGCTCGGTACACCGGGAGACCCTGGAGCCGCTGCGTTCCGGCGCCACCCGGGTGCTGCTGGAGGAACTGGCGGGCGGGCAGGTCTCCCTTCGGCTTGTGGCCCAGGTGCAGAGAAGGAGCCGGGGAAATCCGCTGCTTTCGTCCATGTTTCTCCGGGAACAACTGAACGCCGGGACGGTGCTGAAACGGCACGGAACCTTTGTGTGGACGGGGGCGGTGTCATATTCCGGAGCCCTGGCCGACCGGGTGGCGGCGGAAACCGTCGCCCTGTCCCCGGCGGAACGCTATGCGGCGGACGTCCTGGCGGTCACCGGGTCCCTGCCCCCGCTCCTGCTCCTGCAGGTGGCCGATCCGGTCGCCGTGGAAAGGCTCGAGCAGGATCTGCTGATCGTCTCCGGTCCAGCCGGTACCGTCCAGCTCAAGGATCCGCTGCTCGAGGAGGCGGCAGCAGCACTGGTCCCGCCGGGCCGTGCCGCCGAAATCCGGTCCCGGCTTGCCGGCGTCGTCAGCTGGGTCCCCGGTTCCGGCCCGCAGGCGCAGGCGGCGGCCCGCAGGAGGGCGGCTGCCGCCGCGGTACGGGAGGCGGCGGATCTATCCCGCCGCGGCCGGTGGGAGGAAGCTGCCGCAGCCGCCCGGGGATGCCTGCAGGCAGCGGATGAACAGGGAGTCGAGGACAGCGGTGGGCCGGACCTGCTGTCGGACCTTTTCCACGTCTTCCTGCAGTGCGGTGAGCTGCGCGAGGCTGAGGACCTCCTGTCGCGGTTGGATAAGGCAACCGCGGGTACGGAGCTTCACGGAGGCAACGACCTATGCGCGGGCACCGTCCTGGCTCTCGGCGGGCGTGCCGACCGTGCCCTGGACTATCTGCGGCGGGCCATTGCACAATTCGAAGCAGACGGAACCGCCCGGCTGCTTCCGCTGGCGCATTCCGCCGCAGCCTATGCCTGCGTCCTGCTTGACGACGTTGACGGCGCCTACGGATACCTCACTGCGGCGGTCGATCCCGGTCCGGCCGGAAAGGATCTTTCGGCTGCCTCTGATTCGGCGGAAACCGCCCAGTGGGCCGCGCTCACCCGACGCCTTACCTGGCTGTGCGCTGTCCGCGGCGTGACCGGCGGACCGGGACCTGCCGCGGACGGAGCGGATCTGGACCTGCCCGGAGCTCTGCTGGTGCTGGCCACCGCCGCCCTGCACGGCCAACCGGGAGCAGCCGAAGAGCTCGGCGAAACGGCAACAGGCTGCAGCGGGGACGCTGCGCAGTTGTACCTGGAGCTCGCTGGGGCGCTCACTGCGTCGCAGCCCGAAGGACTCTGCCTGGCAGCAGAGCGGGCGTATCAGCTGGGTCACTACCTGATGGCGTACGAGGCAGCCCGCAGTGCGGTCCAACTCTCCCGGGGGCAGGCAGACCGCGCACGGCTGCGCGCTGCGATCCGAATCGAGAACGCCAGTTACCGGATGCTCCGGACAGCCAATTCGGTGTCGGACCGGCTGCCGGAACTGTCCGATTTCGAGCGGAGGCTGGCACTGGGCGCAGCCGCCGGGACCAGTAGTTCCGACCTGGCTGCGGCGCTGCATCTCTCACCCAGAACGGTCGACTGGCATCTCGGCCGCATCTTCCAGACGCTACGCGTTTCCGGCCGCGCGGAACTGCGCGAGTGCCTCGAAATGGAACACCAGCACGAGTGA